One part of the Vicia villosa cultivar HV-30 ecotype Madison, WI linkage group LG6, Vvil1.0, whole genome shotgun sequence genome encodes these proteins:
- the LOC131613463 gene encoding uncharacterized protein LOC131613463, which translates to MDITDRERRLEKSNVSNDPKGLSESNVIENVATTSKDNVTEKDSATPEESSNPNRVLKVFPLRTISSDEVKATKPKTTHAKRPKEGIHNKGIKSSASSTMEKLTKEGSKYVDSAITRIVNRILKENHQVPGISIPLQTIMADPLNNTSKAEAVHTVDSDLEINKDEQGVTKNTNVTEDVNDIENNDHPKASTETDTNVVKLDEYSDDELLTSLNPSVANRLMTRRKGKVVVQGSPKGSTQVNNPTKDTVKKESTSKGPVKSKAVTKSKGVGPSKSWSRAIPKKRKEREIVEPESDVEVNVPDIPSRKKPTTSKLAASILEVPIDNRLAVERELAPNALEIKEVLELIQEAGLLKTVCNLPKCYEKLVKEFVVNLSEDCGNSRSANYRKVFVRGKCVSFSPSVINKFLGRTDEAQTELEVTDNQVCQVITAKQVKGWPMKDKLTASKLSIKYEMLHKIGAANWVLTNHKSTISTMLGRFLYAVGTKAKFDYGAYIFDQTMKHAGSFSIKGPIAFPSLLSDIVMTSVETSKSGASVSKAEVIAILKETCKELEARKMSLEQMLRTLEMDENEEFADIEEMEDKDDQEVEEESASPADDFEKESSSDTSAGFDSEQ; encoded by the exons ATGGACATTACAGATCGGGAAAGAAGATTGGAAAAGTCAAATGTGAGCAATGATCCTAAAGGACTGTCTGAAAGCAATGTCATAGAGAATGTTGCAACAACATCTAAAGACAATGTGACAGAAAAGG ACTCAGCAACAccggaagagtcctctaaccctaATAGGGTCCTTAAGGTTTTCCCTTTAAGGACGATTAGCAGTGACGAAGTAAAGGCCACAAAGCCTAAAACGACTCATGCAAAACGACCCAAGGAGGGTATTCACAACAAGGGTATCAAATCCTCAGCATCTTCTACCATGGAGAAACTTACTAAAGAAGGATCCAAGTATGTCGATAGTGCAATTACCAGGATTGTCAATCGTATTCTGAAGGAGAATCATCAAGTGCCTGGAATATCTATTCCTCTTCAAACCATAATGGCTGATCCCCTCAATAACACCAGTAAGGCTGAGGCTGTTCACACCGTTGATAGTGACCTAGAAATCAACAAGGATGAACAAGGGGTTACTAAGAATACCAATGTCACCGAGGATGTCAATGACATTGAAAATAATGATCACCCTAAGGCCAGTACTGAAACTGATACTAATGTGGTAAAATTAGATGAGTACTCTGACGACGAATTACTTACCTCCTTGAATCCGAGTGTAGCCAACAGGCTAATGACAAGAAGAAAAGGCAAAGTTGTTGTTCAAGGATCACCAAAAGGGAGCACTCAAGTGAACAACCCTACCAAAGACACTGTAAAAAAGGAGAGTACTTCTAAAGGACCTGTCAAGAGCAAAGCTGTTACCAAAAGTAAAGGGGTTGGTCCTTCAAAATCTTGGAGCAGGGCcattccaaagaaaagaaaagagcggGAAATTGTTGAACCTGAATCTGATGTTGAAGTAAATGTCCCTGACATTCCATCAAGGAAGAAGCCTACAACCAGTAAGCTTGCTGCTAGTATCCTTGAAGTTCCCATTGATAAT AGATTGGCTGTTGAAAGGGAATTGGCTCCAAATGCTCTTGAAATCAAGGAGGTCTTAGAGCTGATTCAAGAAGCTGGACTTCTAAAAACTGTGTGCAATCTTCCCAAATGTTATGAGAAGCTGGTCAAAGAATTTGTGGTAAACCTATCTGAAGATTGTGGCAATAGCAGAAGTGCAAACTACAGAAAGGTGTTTGTAAGAGGTAAGTGTGTATCGTTCTCTCCTTCTGTGATTAATAAATTCTTGGGAAGAACAGATGAAGCTCAAACTGAGCTGGAAGTAACAGACAACCAAGTCTGTCAAGTGATCACAGCCAAGCAGGTAAAAGGCTGGCCCATGAAAGATAAGCTAACTGCAAGTAAGCTGAGCATCAAGTATGAAATGCTTCACAAAATAGGAGCAGCTAATTGGGTTCTAACAAATCACAAGTCCACTATCTCAACTATGCTTGGTAGATTTCTGTATGCTGTAGGAACAAAGGCAAAGTTTGATTATGGAGCATACATTTTTGACCAAACCATGAAGCATGCTGGAAGCTTCAGTATTAAGGGTCCAATTGCCTTTCCATCCCTCTTGAGTG acattgtcatgacatcagtTGAAACTTCCAAATCTGGAGCATCTGTCAGTAAAGCAGAAGTCATAGCAATACTAAAAGAGACTTGCAAAGAACTGGAAGCTAGAAAAATGTCTCTTGAACAAATGCTACGTACTCTGGAAATGGATGAGAATGAGGAGTTTGCAGATATAGAAGAGATGGAAGATAAAGATGATcaagaagtggaagaagaaaGTGCTAGTCCTGCTGATGACTTTGAGAAAGAAAGTTCTTCAGACACCTCAGCTGGTTTTGACTCTGAGCAGTAA